The Argopecten irradians isolate NY chromosome 6, Ai_NY, whole genome shotgun sequence genome has a window encoding:
- the LOC138324764 gene encoding prostaglandin E2 receptor EP4 subtype-like produces MEEHELSDSGGIINKSFLNGSDEDPANGTDLLRKPMVSLVVPAVMFAAGVFGNVLALIVLGCSSREHKRTVFYRLVGGLAMTDLFGTLCTSPVTLVIYANNLTWVGGQSLCNYSSFMLIFAGFTTLFIVCFMALDRYIALTHPYFYSAKITHHKVKYILVALWGAAFLLACLPLIGLGENVLHFPGTWCFFDFRGEEIRVKMFAYLYSIIGMGVILAIFVLNIIVIATVWKMRSITKVQNSYSNIKCLDSEIQMVIFLVGILAVFGVCWAPLMVRVFVIQVAGHVGTEKDDLLVIRLASFNQILDPWVYLLFRKELFLRFYAFNKQMCNNNNFLKLQQCSMRSGSKKQFSPEVTIRKATLIENMDSNSSESYFSKFRKSKQSEIM; encoded by the exons ATGGAGGAGCACGAATTATCAGACTCCGGCGGAATTATCAACAAATCTTTCCTCAACGGATCAGACGAGGATCCTGCCAATGGGACGGATTTGCTAAGGAAACCCATGGTGTCTTTGGTGGTCCCAGCTGTCATGTTCGCGGCTGGGGTATTTGGGAACGTTCTAGCTCTTATAGTGCTGGGATGTTCTTCCAGGGAGCACAAACGTACTGTATTCTATCGTCTAGTTGGAGGACTAGCGATGACGGACCTTTTTGGGACTCTTTGCACATCGCCGGTTACTTTGGTTATTTACGCCAACAATCTGACATGGGTCGGAGGACAAAGCTTGTGTAATTATTCTTCGTTTATGTTAATTTTCGCGGGCTTTACGACACTTTTTATCGTCTGCTTTATGGCCCTGGACCGATACATCGCATTGACACACCCGTACTTCTACAGCGCCAAAATAACCCACCACAAAGTGAAGTATATTCTCGTTGCCCTCTGGGGAGCAGCATTTTTACTGGCTTGCCTTCCCCTGATTGGTCTAGGAGAAAATGTGCTGCACTTCCCAGGTACTTGGTGTTTCTTTGATTTTCGCGGGGAGGAAATTCGCGTGAAAATGTTTGCTTATTTGTATTCGATCATCGGAATGGGAGTGATCCTCGCCATCTTCGTCCTCAATATCATCGTCATAGCAACTGTTTGGAAAATGCGTAGCATAACCAAAGTCCAAAACTCCTATTCCAATATAAAGTGTCTGGACAGCGAGATACAGATGGTTATATTTCTGGTGGGAATTCTAGCGGTCTTCGGAGTCTGCTGGGCGCCACTTATG GTGAGAGTTTTCGTCATCCAGGTAGCTGGACATGTCGGAACAGAGAAAGACGACCTTCTCGTCATTAGACTAGCGTCATTCAACCAGATCCTTGACCCCTGGGTCTACCTTCTATTCAGGAAGGAGTTGTTCCTCAGGTTTTACGCATTCAACAAACAAATGTGTAATAATAACAACTTCCTAAAACTACAACAATGTTCAATGAGAAGCGGAAGCAAAAAACAGTTTTCACCGGAAGTGACAATACGGAAGGCAACTCTAATCGAAAACATGGATTCGAACTCGTCCGAGTCGTATTTCTCAAAGTTCAGAAAATCGAAACAATCCGAAATTATGTGA